In a genomic window of Myxococcales bacterium:
- a CDS encoding DUF4157 domain-containing protein, protein MTGDGGLGLPATGQALPHGDRIRRSFGEHASVLDGVTAHVGGEGGAITRAQGAQALAVGDHVAFAAPPDLHLAAHEAAHVAQQQQGVQCHGAGGDGALEAHADQVADRVVAGVSAEDLLAAGPPVGVRVQRKVATATDRDLVPELDPGLERDLLEILKRPVAAGDQEEAELRAAEFDGLLMPFDVDVYASLWARLSVQPPPASDKLATAFHHAFATTTRARMLKRIEHAARAYKPVQAVSDAAGADVWKQLAPGETTKAVHETARVSAEQGLHLRATPAGAKGTLLPFGTMVIADRETSNGWYHVVAPGLDGSPTGEGFVESHLVVTDPPEPTAALYQVKPGDMLKDIAAKHYPDFHWGTDARLYVQAIYHANHGRRAVYRKGAGQIDVDDKALSTKDNREAFELWSRARVREGHMLWVPSIEFVNQLRASGKIVSGSDSYEAVQDLGEMMRDAWDSTVGVIERAIDWAQYAAGFVVGLLEGAWGSLVDLFKGVGDLASLIWSAAKMLVGDFTEIKAFAKQLSAAWKNRKEIMQDIATDFMEKWEAKNDYDRGNFQGEFVGYVMMLAFITLVTVGEGTVIAGAGRFGAFIKVIQAADAAGSIGTYVGKLRKSIKLPVKAVKEAEEAVGKNARKVVKMGGGDGPDMPHTGKPHGGAPDVDVDAPHVDAPHVDKPAGPDPDAPRKGGPYKDPDDPLREGHHPVRTLADDELAHAKDLHPTRRGKDLMRPGSRAVGKVLKTRAEGEAVLHLLATGDKNALATLDIDDIPKHLKVTEREWALVQTRDGFVMYIGDAEQVSMPANVRSVAHSHPTHKKGKRIELDVPDGKGGVDFADIAKDPSKVQGTGLLPSAMDLHTVADGTEHTLHTQFVMDWDGTITNAVDGDTRPRVQVHISKSRVVRYSERHKVYYYQAQIDVSAGGQSIWTGDFYGQRGFQLGRAGLLQPLP, encoded by the coding sequence GTGACCGGTGACGGCGGGCTGGGCTTGCCCGCGACCGGGCAGGCGTTGCCGCACGGCGATCGGATCCGCAGGTCGTTCGGCGAGCACGCCAGCGTGCTCGATGGGGTCACGGCCCACGTCGGCGGCGAGGGCGGCGCGATCACGCGGGCGCAGGGCGCGCAGGCGCTCGCGGTCGGCGATCACGTCGCGTTCGCGGCGCCGCCGGATCTGCACCTGGCCGCGCACGAGGCCGCGCACGTCGCGCAGCAGCAACAGGGCGTGCAGTGCCACGGCGCTGGCGGGGACGGTGCGCTCGAGGCCCACGCCGACCAGGTCGCGGACCGCGTGGTCGCCGGCGTCAGCGCCGAGGATCTGCTGGCGGCCGGGCCGCCGGTGGGCGTGCGGGTGCAGCGCAAGGTCGCGACCGCCACCGACCGCGACCTGGTGCCCGAGCTCGACCCCGGGCTCGAGCGGGACCTGCTGGAGATCTTGAAGCGCCCGGTCGCCGCCGGCGATCAGGAGGAGGCCGAGCTGCGCGCGGCCGAGTTCGACGGGCTCTTGATGCCGTTCGACGTCGACGTCTACGCGTCGCTGTGGGCGCGGCTGTCGGTGCAGCCGCCACCGGCGTCCGACAAGCTGGCCACCGCGTTCCACCACGCGTTCGCGACAACGACCCGCGCGCGCATGCTCAAGCGCATCGAGCACGCGGCGCGCGCGTACAAGCCGGTGCAGGCGGTCAGCGACGCGGCCGGCGCCGACGTGTGGAAGCAGCTCGCGCCCGGCGAGACCACCAAGGCCGTGCACGAGACCGCGCGGGTGAGCGCCGAGCAGGGCCTGCACCTGCGCGCGACGCCGGCCGGCGCGAAGGGCACGCTGCTGCCGTTCGGGACCATGGTCATCGCTGACCGCGAGACCTCGAACGGCTGGTACCACGTGGTCGCGCCCGGCCTGGACGGCAGCCCGACCGGCGAGGGCTTCGTCGAGTCGCACCTGGTCGTGACCGATCCGCCCGAGCCCACCGCGGCGCTGTACCAGGTGAAGCCCGGCGACATGCTCAAGGACATCGCCGCGAAGCACTACCCAGACTTCCATTGGGGCACCGACGCGCGGCTGTACGTGCAGGCCATCTACCACGCGAACCACGGCCGCCGCGCGGTGTACCGAAAGGGCGCCGGGCAGATCGACGTCGACGACAAGGCGCTGTCGACCAAGGACAACCGCGAGGCGTTCGAGCTGTGGTCCAGGGCGCGGGTGCGCGAGGGCCACATGCTGTGGGTGCCGTCGATCGAGTTCGTCAACCAGCTGCGCGCCAGCGGCAAGATCGTCTCGGGGTCCGACAGCTACGAGGCGGTCCAGGACCTCGGCGAGATGATGCGCGACGCCTGGGACTCGACGGTCGGCGTGATCGAGCGCGCGATCGACTGGGCCCAGTACGCGGCCGGCTTCGTCGTGGGCTTGCTCGAGGGGGCGTGGGGCTCGCTGGTGGACCTGTTCAAGGGCGTCGGCGATCTGGCGTCGCTGATCTGGTCGGCGGCCAAGATGCTGGTCGGCGACTTCACCGAGATCAAGGCGTTCGCCAAGCAGCTGTCCGCGGCGTGGAAGAACCGGAAGGAGATCATGCAGGACATCGCCACCGACTTCATGGAGAAGTGGGAGGCGAAGAACGACTACGACCGCGGCAACTTCCAGGGCGAGTTCGTCGGCTACGTGATGATGCTGGCGTTCATCACGCTGGTGACGGTGGGCGAGGGTACGGTCATCGCGGGCGCCGGTCGCTTCGGCGCGTTCATCAAGGTGATCCAGGCGGCCGACGCGGCCGGCTCGATCGGCACCTACGTCGGCAAGCTGCGCAAGAGCATCAAGCTGCCGGTCAAGGCGGTGAAGGAGGCCGAGGAAGCGGTCGGCAAGAACGCGCGCAAGGTCGTGAAGATGGGTGGCGGCGACGGGCCCGACATGCCGCACACCGGCAAGCCCCACGGTGGCGCCCCCGACGTCGACGTCGATGCGCCGCACGTCGACGCGCCCCACGTCGACAAGCCCGCGGGGCCCGATCCCGACGCGCCCCGCAAGGGCGGCCCGTACAAGGACCCCGACGATCCGCTGCGGGAGGGGCACCACCCGGTGCGGACGCTCGCCGATGACGAGCTGGCCCACGCCAAGGACTTGCACCCGACCCGCCGGGGCAAGGACCTGATGCGCCCGGGGTCGCGCGCGGTCGGCAAGGTGCTCAAGACCCGGGCGGAGGGCGAGGCGGTCCTCCACCTGCTCGCCACCGGCGACAAGAACGCGCTGGCGACGCTCGACATCGACGACATCCCGAAGCACCTGAAGGTCACCGAGCGCGAGTGGGCGCTGGTGCAGACCCGGGACGGCTTCGTGATGTACATCGGCGACGCGGAACAGGTGAGCATGCCGGCCAACGTGCGGTCGGTCGCGCACAGTCATCCGACGCACAAGAAAGGAAAGCGCATCGAACTCGATGTGCCCGACGGCAAGGGCGGCGTCGACTTCGCCGACATCGCCAAGGACCCCAGCAAGGTCCAGGGCACCGGCCTCTTGCCGTCGGCCATGGACCTGCATACCGTCGCCGATGGCACCGAGCACACGCTGCACACCCAGTTCGTCATGGACTGGGACGGCACGATCACCAACGCGGTCGACGGCGACACGCGACCGCGCGTGCAGGTCCACATCAGCAAGTCGCGCGTGGTCCGCTACAGCGAGCGCCATAAGGTCTACTATTACCAGGCGCAGATCGACGTCAGCGCCGGCGGCCAGTCGATCTGGACCGGCGACTTCTACGGGCAACGCGGCTTCCAGTTGGGCCGAGCGGGTCTCCTTCAGCCGCTTCCCTGA